In Halogranum gelatinilyticum, the DNA window GATAGGCCGGCGATGATGAACTGGACCTTCTCGCCGGGGAGGACGGCGAGTTGGGCGACGAAGGCGACGACGACGATCTCGGCGAAGCTGACCATCCCTCGTTAGGCCCCGTTGGCCTCGGCGGGTGTCGACTCCTCGTGCTCGTCGGGTGCGTCGCTCACGCGGATGGACGCGGCGACTGCGTCGGGAAGGCTCTGCTCGTGTTCCTCGCCGACGGCGCGGACGGTCACCATCCCGAAGGGGGCGACGTCGACCACGTCGAGGGTCGTGCCGGGGACGACGCCCGCGGCTTCGAGATACTCCAACTCCTCGTCGTCGCGGTCGCTGACGCGGGCAACGACGACGCGGTCGCCGACGTCGTGTTCGCTCAACGGCGTGGTGTCGTCGTGGCCCAGCGGTTCGAGGTCGGCACCGGGGATAGGGTCGCCGTGGGGGTCGACCGTGGGATTGCCGAGCAGGTCGGCGACCCGCCGCTCGAACTCCTCGCTGATGTGGTGTTCGAGCCGGTCGGCCTCCTCGTGGACCTCGCTCCACGAGTAG includes these proteins:
- a CDS encoding metal-dependent transcriptional regulator; protein product: MLSDVMEDYLKAIYTLQSKHGPPVSTSDIADYLDKTPPTVTSMLGKLEERGLVDREKYKGVELTREGETVALEVLRHHRLLEAYLTEHLDYSWSEVHEEADRLEHHISEEFERRVADLLGNPTVDPHGDPIPGADLEPLGHDDTTPLSEHDVGDRVVVARVSDRDDEELEYLEAAGVVPGTTLDVVDVAPFGMVTVRAVGEEHEQSLPDAVAASIRVSDAPDEHEESTPAEANGA